One region of Chryseobacterium muglaense genomic DNA includes:
- a CDS encoding YceI family protein encodes MKRLLLFVMMCASISLVFAQKKGDKVSKVITSEIKWWGHKVVKTQASSHYGSLKLKSGKFNFDKTVLVDGEFVIDMRSLVVADVSGDDQVKLTNELKGTNFFEVKKFPTAKFHLKKIIPLANSEYNSTIVGDITIKNIRKTISFPANAHITQFTVEIESSKFSLNRKDFKIVYQNSLKDYFIKDEMDIQFKLSTQKIDNERPL; translated from the coding sequence ATGAAAAGATTACTATTGTTTGTTATGATGTGTGCAAGCATATCATTAGTTTTTGCTCAGAAAAAAGGAGATAAGGTTTCGAAAGTGATAACATCCGAGATCAAATGGTGGGGACATAAAGTGGTAAAAACTCAAGCTTCGTCTCACTACGGAAGTCTAAAACTGAAAAGTGGTAAATTTAATTTCGATAAAACAGTTTTGGTAGACGGTGAGTTTGTGATCGATATGAGAAGCCTTGTTGTTGCAGATGTTTCTGGTGATGATCAGGTGAAACTGACCAACGAATTGAAAGGAACCAATTTCTTCGAAGTTAAAAAATTCCCTACAGCGAAGTTTCATTTAAAGAAGATTATTCCTCTTGCAAACAGCGAGTACAATTCTACGATTGTGGGTGATATCACAATTAAGAACATCAGAAAAACAATTTCTTTCCCTGCAAACGCTCATATTACGCAGTTTACAGTAGAGATCGAGTCTTCAAAATTCTCTTTGAACAGAAAAGATTTCAAAATTGTATACCAAAATTCTTTGAAAGATTATTTCATCAAAGACGAAATGGATATTCAGTTTAAACTTTCTACTCAAAAAATAGATAACGAAAGACCTTTGTAA
- a CDS encoding DUF2089 family protein, with the protein MKLPIICPSCDHTLNVSQMKCPDCGTNVNGDYELPVFLKLNRDEQDFILNFFLSSGSIKEMAKQAELSYPTMRNKMDDLIQKIDQLKK; encoded by the coding sequence ATGAAACTTCCTATAATTTGTCCGAGTTGCGATCATACGCTCAACGTAAGCCAGATGAAATGCCCCGATTGCGGAACGAATGTAAACGGTGATTATGAACTTCCCGTTTTTTTAAAACTCAACAGAGACGAACAAGATTTTATCTTAAACTTTTTTCTTTCCAGCGGAAGCATCAAAGAAATGGCGAAACAAGCAGAACTTTCTTACCCAACAATGAGAAATAAAATGGATGATCTCATTCAGAAAATTGATCAACTGAAAAAATAA
- a CDS encoding prephenate dehydrogenase yields the protein MKISIIGVGLIGGSIALKLKQKKTADFIYGIDNNTENLDEALALNIINEKVDLKTGIENSDLVIIAIPVDSARKILPEVLDLISDQQTVMDVGSTKSGIVNAVKNHPKRSRFVAFHPMWGTENHGPKSAIAESFSGKAGVICNREESAEDALELVENVVKNLDMHLIYMNAEDHDIHTAYISHISHITSYALANTVLEKEKEEDTIFQLASSGFSSTVRLAKSHPEMWVPIFKQNKENVLDVLNEHISQLRKFKSALEKDNFEYLEELISNANKIRGILDK from the coding sequence ATGAAAATAAGTATCATTGGTGTAGGACTGATCGGCGGATCGATTGCATTAAAATTAAAACAGAAAAAAACAGCAGATTTCATTTATGGAATCGACAACAATACTGAAAATCTTGATGAAGCTTTAGCCTTAAATATCATTAATGAAAAAGTAGATTTAAAAACTGGAATTGAAAACTCAGATTTGGTTATCATTGCCATTCCTGTAGATTCGGCGAGGAAAATTCTTCCTGAAGTTTTAGATCTAATTTCAGATCAGCAAACTGTGATGGATGTAGGTTCTACCAAATCAGGAATCGTAAATGCGGTAAAAAACCATCCGAAAAGATCAAGATTTGTTGCTTTTCACCCGATGTGGGGAACAGAAAACCACGGTCCAAAATCAGCAATTGCAGAAAGTTTTTCAGGAAAAGCCGGAGTAATATGCAACCGTGAAGAATCAGCAGAAGACGCTTTAGAATTAGTGGAAAATGTGGTGAAAAATCTTGATATGCATTTAATTTACATGAATGCGGAAGATCATGACATTCATACCGCATATATTTCGCATATTTCACATATTACTTCTTACGCTTTAGCCAACACGGTTTTAGAGAAGGAAAAAGAAGAAGATACCATTTTCCAGTTGGCGAGTTCGGGGTTTTCGAGTACGGTTCGTTTGGCAAAATCTCATCCTGAAATGTGGGTTCCTATTTTTAAACAAAACAAAGAAAATGTTTTGGATGTTTTAAACGAACATATTTCTCAGCTTAGAAAATTCAAATCTGCATTAGAAAAAGATAATTTTGAATATTTGGAAGAATTGATCAGTAACGCCAATAAAATTCGCGGAATACTCGATAAATAA
- a CDS encoding L-serine ammonia-lyase — protein sequence MESISVFEIIKVGIGPSSSHTMGPWNAASAFIRIIKREKSIAEVKEVFLEFFGSLAKTGIGHGTDIAGMLGLNGEDFKTIDTTKIDKIVDAIKESQIINLGGEKEIPFVYGHHLVLNMSQTLDYHPNGMIFKAIFEDGTELVQDFYSVGGGFIMSQEKNSIEKQCVRTIYPCHKASDISKYCNKLGFNKISDLILINEESWRTQDETRKEALYIWEQIKECIYKGVNKEGILPGGLNVTRRAAGINRKLLGDKIYKNKDEWFQQVVDAEENFTNINKWIACFALAVNEENASFGRIITAPTNGASGVIPAVLMYAQAFTDAVSEDDIARFILVAGEIGTLFKKNATISAAMGGCQAEIGVSSAMAAAGLTEILGGSIGQVLMAAEIAMEHHLGLTCDPIKGLVQIPCIERNTMGAIKAITAANIALESDPAKAKVTLDEVIQTMWETALSMNDRFKETSEGGLAIAVNVPEC from the coding sequence ATGGAATCAATATCGGTTTTTGAGATTATTAAAGTAGGAATAGGTCCTTCAAGTTCGCATACAATGGGACCTTGGAATGCAGCATCTGCGTTTATCAGAATTATAAAAAGAGAAAAATCAATTGCTGAGGTAAAAGAAGTTTTTCTTGAATTTTTTGGTTCACTGGCCAAAACTGGGATTGGGCACGGAACCGATATTGCGGGAATGCTTGGTTTAAACGGTGAAGATTTCAAAACCATTGATACTACAAAGATTGATAAGATTGTAGATGCAATTAAAGAATCTCAAATCATTAATTTGGGTGGAGAAAAAGAGATTCCATTTGTTTACGGACATCATTTGGTTTTAAATATGTCTCAGACTCTTGATTACCATCCTAACGGAATGATTTTTAAAGCCATTTTTGAAGACGGAACCGAGCTTGTGCAGGATTTTTATTCTGTAGGAGGAGGTTTTATTATGAGTCAGGAGAAAAATTCTATCGAAAAACAGTGTGTACGTACCATTTATCCTTGTCATAAGGCTTCGGATATTTCTAAATACTGCAACAAATTAGGTTTCAATAAAATTTCAGATTTAATTTTAATTAACGAAGAAAGCTGGAGAACGCAGGATGAAACAAGAAAAGAAGCACTTTATATCTGGGAACAGATTAAAGAATGTATTTATAAAGGAGTCAATAAAGAAGGGATTTTGCCGGGCGGCCTGAATGTTACCCGTCGTGCTGCCGGAATCAACAGAAAACTTTTAGGCGACAAAATTTATAAAAATAAAGATGAATGGTTTCAGCAGGTTGTAGATGCTGAAGAAAACTTCACCAACATCAATAAATGGATTGCGTGTTTTGCTTTGGCGGTCAATGAAGAAAACGCAAGCTTTGGAAGAATTATCACTGCACCAACGAATGGAGCGAGTGGAGTAATTCCTGCGGTTTTAATGTATGCTCAGGCTTTTACAGATGCAGTAAGTGAAGATGATATTGCAAGATTTATTTTGGTTGCAGGAGAAATCGGAACTTTATTTAAGAAAAATGCGACTATTTCTGCAGCAATGGGCGGTTGCCAGGCAGAAATCGGAGTTTCTTCAGCGATGGCGGCAGCTGGTTTAACGGAAATTCTGGGTGGAAGTATCGGTCAGGTTTTAATGGCAGCAGAAATTGCAATGGAACATCATTTAGGTTTAACCTGTGATCCAATCAAAGGTTTGGTGCAGATTCCATGTATTGAAAGAAATACAATGGGCGCAATTAAGGCGATTACTGCAGCAAATATTGCTTTAGAAAGTGATCCGGCAAAAGCTAAAGTAACCTTGGATGAGGTGATTCAGACGATGTGGGAAACTGCTTTATCGATGAATGATCGTTTTAAAGAAACATCAGAAGGAGGTTTGGCGATTGCGGTGAATGTTCCGGAGTGTTAA
- a CDS encoding ammonium transporter, whose translation MKVGLKWKVSFVVICIVAIGGLFFRPDVDIPNTGNFLSEKEIVGSDVAWILAAAGLVLLMTPGLSFFYGGMVGKKNVISTMLQSFIALGVISILWIVVGFSLSFGESIGFEIDGVHYGIIGNPFTYPFFNHVSIYPHKAMASTIPFVLFALFQMKFAVITPALITGSFAERVRFISYLVFMVLFSLFIYTPLCHMVWHPEGLLNKFFGVKDFAGGTVVHMSAGFAALAGAIVLGRRKNPHHEPSNIPYVILGTGMLWFGWFGFNAGSALSANATAAIAFGTTTIASASAMMTWIFFDRINGRKVSALGACIGAVVGLVAITPGCGFVSIQESIFIGFISAIVSNIMLNWKALKKIDDTLDVFACHGVGGIMGMILTAVFAHGENASFLHGGFGVFAHHMMALILVSFFAFFGSMLLYKITDQIITLRVSEDSENEGLDMSQHHESLKW comes from the coding sequence ATGAAAGTTGGTTTAAAATGGAAAGTTTCATTTGTTGTCATTTGCATTGTAGCAATCGGTGGTCTATTCTTCAGACCGGATGTAGATATTCCCAATACCGGAAATTTTCTAAGTGAAAAAGAAATCGTCGGTTCAGATGTAGCTTGGATCCTTGCAGCAGCAGGTTTGGTTTTACTGATGACTCCCGGTTTATCGTTTTTCTATGGCGGAATGGTCGGTAAAAAGAATGTAATTTCCACTATGTTGCAAAGTTTCATTGCTTTGGGAGTAATTTCTATTTTATGGATTGTCGTTGGCTTTTCTCTTTCTTTCGGAGAATCAATCGGCTTTGAGATTGACGGCGTTCATTACGGAATTATAGGGAATCCTTTTACCTATCCGTTTTTTAATCATGTAAGTATTTATCCTCACAAAGCAATGGCCTCAACCATTCCGTTTGTTTTGTTCGCGCTTTTTCAGATGAAATTTGCGGTCATTACTCCGGCTTTGATTACAGGATCATTTGCCGAAAGGGTTCGATTTATTTCGTATTTGGTTTTCATGGTTTTGTTTAGTCTTTTCATTTACACACCGCTTTGCCACATGGTTTGGCATCCGGAAGGTCTTTTAAATAAATTTTTCGGAGTTAAAGATTTTGCAGGCGGAACGGTTGTTCATATGAGTGCCGGATTTGCAGCTTTAGCGGGCGCCATTGTTTTAGGAAGAAGAAAAAATCCGCATCACGAGCCATCAAATATTCCTTATGTCATCCTCGGAACGGGAATGTTATGGTTTGGATGGTTTGGTTTTAATGCAGGTTCGGCTTTAAGTGCGAATGCAACAGCGGCAATCGCTTTTGGTACCACAACAATTGCTTCAGCTTCGGCAATGATGACCTGGATTTTCTTTGATAGAATTAATGGGCGAAAAGTTTCTGCTTTGGGAGCATGCATTGGTGCGGTTGTCGGTTTGGTGGCTATTACCCCGGGTTGTGGTTTTGTTTCGATTCAGGAAAGTATTTTCATTGGTTTTATTTCTGCAATTGTTTCTAATATTATGCTCAATTGGAAAGCTTTAAAAAAGATAGATGATACGCTTGATGTTTTTGCCTGCCATGGAGTAGGTGGGATTATGGGAATGATTCTTACGGCAGTTTTTGCCCACGGTGAGAACGCAAGCTTTCTTCACGGAGGATTCGGAGTTTTTGCACATCACATGATGGCGTTGATTTTAGTTTCATTTTTTGCATTTTTCGGGTCGATGCTTTTATATAAAATTACAGATCAAATTATTACGCTGCGGGTTTCTGAAGACTCAGAAAATGAAGGTTTAGATATGTCTCAGCATCACGAAAGCCTGAAATGGTAA
- a CDS encoding serine hydrolase domain-containing protein, which yields MKTKLLLVLILLAQTFYAQEISGSWKGELDLGSMTLPLVLDVKKENNIYVSTAKSPKQGNQIITVDKTEFTNNELVFEMKALGASYKGQFKTDHFEGTFTQNARSFPLSLYKNDGKENPNPKEKKIKDISKNGINTAKIDDFLNYISQNKQDIGSITIFQNGKEIYTKNFGQDQLSNVKWDKNTGYQIGSISKLVTAVMLMQLEEKGKLKLNEKLSKYYPDVPNANKITLENLMNHTSGLGDYAGPWLFGKPVGDKAILDTIKKHGVEFQPGEKERYSNSGYYLLSRILEKVAKKPYHVLLKENITSKADMKNTFSVLDNQKNIFKSYENTTGKWLEVEDFDFRNCIGLGDITSTTYDMNVFINALFDYKFVKKETLDKMLPKSKKPFGLGVMTVPFYNQISYGHGGDTAGTHSLVSYSPTEKYSVSAIINGEKLAHREIFLGIVNLIYNQEYEYPKFTESKKIAEKELEKYEGTYYSKDLKADFKIFIKDENLFAQLADQPSFPLEYAEGDKFKYDNIGVEVVFSLEKKQLNLIQNGNNLVFDKK from the coding sequence ATGAAAACCAAACTATTATTGGTGCTGATTTTATTAGCACAGACTTTTTACGCCCAAGAAATAAGCGGCTCCTGGAAAGGTGAACTAGATTTAGGCAGCATGACGCTTCCATTAGTTCTTGATGTAAAAAAAGAAAATAACATTTACGTTTCAACAGCTAAAAGCCCGAAACAAGGCAATCAAATCATTACCGTTGATAAAACTGAATTTACTAATAATGAATTGGTTTTTGAAATGAAAGCTTTAGGAGCATCTTACAAAGGACAGTTTAAAACCGACCATTTTGAAGGAACTTTTACACAAAACGCAAGATCTTTCCCTCTTAGCCTTTATAAAAATGATGGAAAAGAAAACCCTAATCCGAAAGAAAAAAAAATAAAAGACATCAGTAAAAACGGAATTAATACCGCAAAAATTGATGATTTTTTAAATTACATCAGCCAAAACAAACAGGACATCGGGAGTATTACTATTTTCCAAAACGGAAAGGAAATTTACACAAAAAACTTTGGACAAGATCAACTGTCAAATGTAAAATGGGACAAGAATACAGGGTATCAAATTGGGTCTATCAGTAAATTAGTTACCGCTGTTATGCTTATGCAACTGGAAGAAAAAGGAAAGCTGAAACTTAACGAAAAACTTTCAAAATACTATCCCGATGTTCCGAATGCCAATAAAATTACTTTAGAAAACTTAATGAACCATACAAGCGGATTAGGTGATTATGCAGGACCGTGGCTATTTGGAAAACCAGTAGGTGACAAAGCAATTCTTGACACTATAAAAAAACACGGAGTTGAATTTCAGCCTGGAGAAAAAGAGAGATATTCAAATTCAGGGTATTATCTTTTAAGCAGAATTTTAGAGAAGGTTGCTAAAAAACCATACCATGTTTTACTAAAAGAAAACATTACGAGTAAAGCCGATATGAAAAATACGTTCTCGGTTTTAGACAATCAAAAAAATATCTTCAAATCGTATGAAAATACAACCGGAAAATGGCTTGAAGTAGAAGATTTTGATTTCCGTAACTGTATTGGTTTAGGTGATATTACTTCTACAACTTATGATATGAATGTATTCATCAATGCTTTATTTGATTATAAATTCGTAAAAAAAGAAACATTAGATAAGATGCTTCCAAAATCTAAAAAACCTTTTGGGCTAGGCGTGATGACAGTTCCTTTTTACAATCAAATTTCTTACGGACATGGTGGCGACACGGCCGGAACTCACTCTCTTGTTTCTTACAGTCCAACTGAAAAGTATTCGGTTTCAGCCATCATTAACGGTGAAAAATTGGCACACAGAGAAATATTTTTAGGAATTGTTAATCTCATTTATAATCAGGAATATGAATATCCAAAATTTACAGAGTCGAAAAAAATCGCTGAAAAAGAACTAGAAAAATATGAAGGAACTTACTATTCTAAAGATCTTAAAGCAGATTTTAAAATCTTCATAAAAGATGAGAATCTTTTTGCTCAGTTAGCAGATCAGCCTTCATTTCCATTAGAATATGCCGAAGGAGATAAATTTAAATATGATAATATTGGTGTAGAAGTCGTTTTTTCTCTGGAAAAGAAACAATTAAACCTTATTCAAAACGGTAATAACCTTGTTTTTGATAAGAAGTAA
- a CDS encoding DUF1800 domain-containing protein, with translation MAASFINNKHLLWRAGFGPEIEQLNDLKNKNIKIILKEVFNEETFSPIVYETPDIEPIEYTDPKATAEQKREIQKINQKQNNELNLNFLKKMTDNKEQLREKMAFFWHGHFATRINNPKFNQQLLSTIREKSLGNFKDLLFEVSQSPSMLSFLNNQQNKKDHPNENFAREVMELFTMGRGNYTEKDIREAARAFTGWGYDKEGNFNERKKLHDTGTKTFLGKTGNFTGDDILNIILEQKSTAEFITTKIYTFFVNEKPDSSRIKDLSQDFYESGYDIKKLMYNIFSSSWFYDKKNIGNRIKSPTELFAGMMRILPMNIQNPENITVYQKLLGQMLLYPPNVAGWPNGKSWIDSSTLMLRLQIPQIWSGLRPMEYSAREDDDMDMGMKSRDALNKSFKNPNIIIDWSKVDQALAQKKAEDYLIINSESLDINIVNQFSDKSIKMNVINLMSTPEYQLM, from the coding sequence ATGGCTGCTTCATTCATCAATAACAAACATCTTCTTTGGCGTGCTGGGTTCGGACCTGAGATTGAGCAGTTAAATGATTTGAAAAATAAAAACATCAAGATTATTTTGAAGGAAGTATTTAATGAAGAAACCTTTTCTCCTATTGTTTATGAAACTCCCGACATTGAACCTATTGAATACACAGATCCAAAAGCGACAGCTGAACAGAAAAGAGAAATTCAAAAAATAAATCAGAAGCAAAATAACGAACTGAATCTTAATTTTCTAAAAAAAATGACCGACAACAAAGAACAACTGCGGGAGAAAATGGCTTTTTTCTGGCACGGACATTTTGCTACGAGAATCAATAATCCGAAATTCAACCAACAGCTTTTGAGTACAATCCGGGAAAAATCTTTAGGGAATTTTAAAGATTTATTGTTTGAAGTCAGTCAATCCCCTTCAATGCTCAGTTTTTTGAACAATCAACAGAATAAAAAAGACCATCCGAATGAAAATTTTGCCCGTGAAGTCATGGAATTATTCACAATGGGTCGCGGAAATTATACCGAAAAAGATATTCGGGAAGCCGCAAGAGCTTTTACAGGATGGGGTTATGATAAAGAAGGAAATTTCAATGAAAGAAAAAAGCTTCATGACACCGGTACAAAAACTTTTCTTGGAAAAACCGGTAACTTCACAGGAGACGATATTTTAAATATCATTTTGGAGCAGAAATCTACCGCAGAATTTATTACAACAAAGATTTACACATTTTTCGTCAATGAAAAGCCCGATTCGAGCAGGATTAAAGATCTAAGCCAAGACTTTTATGAATCAGGATATGACATCAAAAAACTGATGTATAACATTTTTTCAAGCTCATGGTTTTATGACAAGAAAAATATTGGCAACCGTATAAAATCTCCCACAGAATTATTTGCCGGAATGATGAGAATTCTCCCGATGAACATTCAAAATCCCGAAAATATTACAGTGTACCAAAAACTTTTGGGTCAAATGCTGCTTTATCCGCCCAATGTTGCAGGTTGGCCTAATGGAAAATCGTGGATTGACAGTTCTACTTTAATGTTGAGACTTCAGATACCACAAATCTGGTCAGGTTTACGTCCCATGGAATATTCTGCAAGAGAAGATGATGATATGGATATGGGAATGAAATCGCGGGATGCTTTAAATAAAAGCTTTAAAAATCCTAATATAATAATTGACTGGAGCAAAGTTGACCAAGCTTTAGCACAGAAAAAAGCAGAAGATTATCTGATTATCAACTCAGAATCATTGGATATAAATATTGTTAATCAGTTTTCAGATAAAAGTATTAAAATGAATGTGATTAATCTGATGTCAACACCGGAATATCAGTTAATGTAA
- a CDS encoding alpha/beta hydrolase family protein → MKIYVISGLGADFKVLERLQFPKEHEVVFIDWLIPENEEPFSSYVERMAGKIDTSDPFYLLGYSFGGIMVQEINLLKAAEKVVILGSIKSDKEKSRLIKMGELTKIPKYLPVNLFNPKTLETYSVFRKFFDPKNPKVNQYFRVTDPYYLKWSIQRISEWKFEQKNNIIQIMGDRDIVFPIKNSKPDYIIKGGTHLFPATKYKEVSLLLNKIFI, encoded by the coding sequence GTGAAAATATATGTAATAAGTGGTCTTGGTGCCGATTTTAAAGTTTTGGAACGTTTGCAGTTTCCAAAAGAGCATGAAGTGGTTTTTATCGATTGGCTGATTCCTGAAAATGAAGAACCTTTCAGTTCTTATGTTGAAAGAATGGCTGGAAAAATTGATACCTCAGATCCTTTTTATTTGTTAGGATATTCTTTTGGCGGAATCATGGTGCAGGAAATTAATCTTTTAAAAGCAGCAGAAAAAGTGGTTATCTTAGGAAGTATTAAATCTGATAAGGAAAAATCGAGGTTGATAAAAATGGGAGAGCTTACGAAAATTCCTAAATATCTTCCAGTAAACCTATTCAATCCTAAGACCTTAGAAACTTATTCAGTTTTCAGAAAATTCTTTGATCCTAAAAATCCGAAGGTCAATCAATATTTCAGAGTTACTGATCCCTATTATCTGAAATGGTCTATCCAGCGTATTTCTGAGTGGAAATTTGAGCAGAAAAATAATATCATTCAAATTATGGGCGACCGTGATATTGTTTTTCCTATTAAAAACTCAAAACCTGATTATATTATAAAAGGTGGAACTCATCTTTTTCCTGCAACGAAATACAAAGAAGTTTCATTGCTTTTGAATAAAATTTTCATTTAA
- a CDS encoding YceI family protein, with the protein MKKIFLLAVLASGLAFGQAKKVVSSDVHWWGYKVAKSQASSHDGTITVKSGNIIMKGSEIAGGSFVLDMNSINATDVSGEMQGKLNGHLKNGDFFEVEKFPTAAFKITSVKKNNDKTYNRIVNGDLTVKGKTNPVSFPANVTVKDGTVTLTSDKFSFDRQKFDVAYKSSMKDVFVKDEIEMTVKVSAK; encoded by the coding sequence ATGAAAAAAATATTCTTATTAGCAGTTTTAGCTAGTGGATTAGCTTTCGGGCAGGCAAAAAAAGTAGTAAGCTCTGATGTTCACTGGTGGGGTTATAAAGTTGCTAAATCTCAGGCAAGTTCTCACGACGGTACGATTACTGTAAAATCAGGAAACATCATAATGAAAGGTAGCGAAATCGCTGGTGGTTCTTTCGTTTTGGATATGAATTCTATCAACGCAACGGATGTTTCAGGAGAAATGCAAGGTAAGTTGAATGGTCACCTTAAAAACGGAGATTTCTTCGAAGTTGAAAAATTCCCGACTGCAGCTTTCAAAATTACTTCAGTAAAGAAAAATAACGATAAAACATATAATCGCATCGTTAACGGAGATCTTACCGTAAAAGGTAAAACAAACCCGGTTTCTTTCCCTGCAAACGTAACTGTGAAAGATGGAACGGTAACTTTAACTTCAGATAAGTTCTCTTTCGACAGACAAAAATTTGATGTTGCGTACAAATCTTCAATGAAGGATGTCTTTGTGAAAGATGAGATAGAAATGACCGTTAAGGTAAGTGCAAAATAA
- a CDS encoding YIP1 family protein, with product MNWKTIFNPFLKFDEKKLLIAGILVFGLNIFLCYYVDFVNDSIFHYSNLDEDQGISDILKINSLSYILAVIILFILAKILNGKTRFIDILNTVLISQIPLMVMIPVNGLSFYKKAVENLSENINTPQNIPMGDMAMVTIWGFASLILLVYSIVLYYNGFKTATNIKKWQHIVLFAFVSLLITIVSQILL from the coding sequence ATGAACTGGAAAACTATTTTTAATCCTTTTTTAAAGTTTGATGAAAAGAAACTTTTGATTGCCGGAATACTCGTTTTTGGTCTCAATATTTTCCTTTGTTATTATGTGGATTTTGTTAACGACAGTATTTTTCATTACTCAAATCTGGATGAAGATCAAGGAATTTCAGATATTTTAAAAATCAACAGTTTAAGCTATATTTTAGCTGTTATTATTCTTTTTATTTTAGCTAAAATCTTAAACGGCAAAACAAGATTTATTGATATTTTAAACACCGTATTGATTTCTCAAATACCATTAATGGTAATGATTCCTGTAAACGGATTATCATTTTATAAAAAAGCTGTAGAAAATCTTTCTGAAAACATCAACACTCCCCAAAACATCCCGATGGGAGATATGGCAATGGTAACAATTTGGGGATTTGCTAGTCTCATTCTTCTTGTTTACAGTATTGTACTTTATTATAATGGCTTTAAAACCGCAACCAACATCAAAAAATGGCAACACATTGTGCTATTTGCATTCGTATCCCTTTTAATCACAATTGTAAGCCAGATTTTATTATAA
- a CDS encoding glucokinase — protein sequence MNLNPKFPLYLPGVKNANNDNISIIGANLREDVTTIAYYTSGNSGIELKFKNNYPTKEYASFTDVLSKFIQDSQLENVQRLGISVPGPVINGKSHPARLKNWSLDVEEYRSKFGFEKVDMLNDQEASAYGIGLLEDSDLDAIYTSGHLEKGNVAILAPGNGLGEAGYFFDGKYLRPFATEGGHSEFSPRTNVEVEFYQFLNNIYGIVSWENVLSKTGLFNIYRFLRDVKRHPEPEWLSERLANGNFTEEIYKAASHEDALICRIALDTFLEFLAREANNLTLKLKATGGLLIAGDIPQIIREYIDKDKFYEKFKISDKMEDMLKNIPIYVVNTENTSINGAALYTAYYTE from the coding sequence ATGAACTTAAATCCAAAATTTCCTCTCTATTTACCAGGGGTAAAAAATGCCAACAATGATAATATTTCTATTATCGGAGCCAATTTGAGAGAAGATGTAACTACGATTGCGTATTATACTTCAGGAAATTCCGGGATAGAACTGAAATTTAAAAATAATTATCCTACCAAAGAATATGCATCTTTTACAGATGTTCTTTCAAAGTTTATTCAGGATTCTCAGCTTGAAAATGTTCAGCGACTTGGAATTTCGGTTCCTGGACCTGTAATAAACGGTAAAAGTCATCCTGCACGTTTGAAAAACTGGAGCTTAGATGTAGAAGAATATCGCAGCAAATTTGGTTTTGAGAAAGTAGATATGCTGAATGACCAGGAAGCTTCTGCTTACGGAATCGGTCTTTTGGAAGATTCTGACTTGGATGCCATCTACACAAGCGGTCATCTTGAAAAAGGAAATGTTGCCATTCTTGCGCCAGGAAATGGTTTGGGAGAAGCAGGATATTTCTTTGATGGAAAATATTTAAGACCTTTTGCAACGGAAGGAGGACATTCTGAGTTTTCACCGAGAACGAATGTGGAGGTAGAATTCTATCAGTTTTTAAATAATATCTACGGAATTGTAAGTTGGGAAAATGTACTTTCAAAAACAGGTTTATTTAATATCTACCGATTCTTAAGAGATGTAAAAAGACATCCTGAACCGGAATGGCTTTCTGAGCGTTTAGCCAACGGAAACTTTACAGAAGAAATCTACAAAGCAGCATCGCATGAAGATGCATTGATTTGTAGAATTGCTTTAGACACTTTCTTAGAGTTTTTAGCAAGAGAAGCCAACAACCTTACTTTAAAACTAAAAGCGACAGGCGGATTGCTAATTGCGGGAGATATTCCGCAGATTATCAGAGAATATATTGATAAAGATAAATTCTACGAAAAATTCAAGATTAGTGACAAAATGGAAGATATGTTGAAGAACATTCCTATTTATGTGGTCAATACAGAGAACACAAGTATCAATGGCGCGGCACTTTATACCGCTTATTATACAGAATAA